A section of the Paenibacillus aurantius genome encodes:
- a CDS encoding aldose 1-epimerase: protein MIKQEILQDTLVYTMENEHLRVSLAPTLGNNLFRVYDKTAKREVLLVPDSMDSLVKAPGHSGTPLMFPPNRVRNGAFHFRGRDYQLEINTPEGHHIHGFLRNHPWKVTDSGQQGQVSFIKSTFAFAEHPDILKQFPHAVIIEMTYVLEGPTLAQKVKIINHSNAPIPAAFGLHTWFRLDDEPEKWTLELPVTAIWELDKENMPTGKLLPLGEYEALASTGMNLKGLNLDTVFQIGDKGREAVLRKDDYELRYQISDLYKHWVIYTRGEAKDIICLEPYTWVTNAPNLDLDPSVTGIIGVEPGKAIDLEVTLVVNG, encoded by the coding sequence ATGATCAAGCAGGAGATTTTGCAGGATACCTTGGTTTATACGATGGAGAACGAGCATTTGCGGGTCTCTCTCGCTCCTACGCTCGGGAACAACCTGTTCCGCGTCTACGACAAGACGGCCAAAAGGGAAGTGCTGTTAGTTCCTGACAGCATGGACAGCCTGGTGAAGGCGCCTGGACACAGCGGAACACCGCTCATGTTTCCGCCGAACCGGGTCCGCAACGGCGCCTTTCATTTCCGAGGACGCGACTACCAGCTGGAGATCAACACTCCGGAGGGTCACCACATTCACGGGTTCCTCCGCAATCATCCTTGGAAAGTGACCGATTCGGGCCAGCAGGGCCAGGTCAGCTTCATCAAATCCACCTTCGCCTTTGCGGAGCACCCCGATATCCTGAAGCAGTTTCCCCATGCGGTCATTATCGAGATGACCTATGTGCTTGAGGGCCCGACCTTGGCGCAGAAGGTGAAAATCATCAACCACAGCAACGCCCCCATTCCGGCGGCGTTCGGGCTGCACACCTGGTTCCGGCTGGACGACGAGCCCGAGAAATGGACGCTTGAGCTGCCGGTTACCGCCATTTGGGAGCTGGATAAGGAGAATATGCCCACGGGCAAGCTTCTGCCTCTTGGCGAGTACGAGGCGCTGGCCTCAACCGGCATGAATCTGAAGGGCCTGAACCTCGACACTGTCTTCCAGATCGGGGACAAAGGCCGGGAGGCGGTCCTCCGCAAGGATGACTACGAGCTTCGTTACCAAATCTCCGATCTCTATAAGCACTGGGTCATCTATACCCGCGGCGAGGCGAAGGACATCATCTGCCTGGAGCCTTACACCTGGGTGACCAATGCCCCCAACCTGGACTTGGATCCGTCGGTCACCGGCATCATCGGGGTCGAGCCGGGAAAGGCGATTGACCTGGAAGTGACGCTTGTGGTGAACGGATAA
- a CDS encoding VOC family protein, with protein sequence MLIKPYLHHISLNVTDLERSKAFYGGVLGLEPLERPPFDFLGAWYSLGDNQQLHLILYDGETLRSGEINSRDGHFAIRVESFRQAVQWAEEAGIPYDARPNARAGFPQLYILDPDRNIIEINAESLD encoded by the coding sequence ATGCTGATAAAACCGTATCTGCATCATATAAGCTTGAATGTGACCGACCTGGAGCGCTCCAAAGCCTTCTACGGAGGCGTTCTGGGACTGGAGCCGCTCGAGCGGCCCCCCTTTGACTTCCTCGGAGCATGGTATTCGCTCGGGGACAACCAGCAGCTTCACTTGATCCTCTATGACGGCGAGACCCTCCGCAGCGGCGAGATCAACTCGCGGGACGGCCATTTTGCCATCCGGGTGGAGAGCTTCCGGCAGGCCGTCCAATGGGCGGAGGAGGCCGGCATTCCTTACGACGCGAGACCGAATGCGAGAGCGGGCTTTCCCCAGCTGTACATCCTGGATCCCGACCGCAACATCATTGAGATCAATGCCGAGTCGCTGGACTGA
- a CDS encoding alpha/beta-type small acid-soluble spore protein — protein sequence MGSGQSRSSNVLVVPQANQALEQLKYEVAQELGIQIPQDGYYGYMATRDTGAIGGHITRRLVQIAEQQLAGQFGNR from the coding sequence ATGGGAAGCGGACAAAGCCGTAGCAGCAACGTCCTGGTAGTGCCTCAAGCAAACCAAGCCCTGGAGCAGCTGAAATATGAAGTAGCTCAAGAGCTGGGGATTCAAATCCCGCAAGATGGCTACTATGGATACATGGCAACCCGTGACACCGGTGCCATCGGGGGTCACATTACCCGTCGTTTGGTCCAAATCGCCGAGCAACAACTGGCTGGTCAATTCGGAAACCGTTAA
- a CDS encoding metal-dependent hydrolase yields MDTGTHLVIGLGLAGLAHIDPVVAADPHTAAAVMAGTVLGSQAPDLDGLLRFRGNAVYIRNHRGTSHSLPALFLWGILITALVSLIFGELPLLHLALWTFGAVCFHVFTDLFNTYGTQAAKPFTEKWISWNIIHIFDPFIFFSHLAAIFLWAVKFGRPEVIFPVLYGLIALYYIWRSVHHYLLEKRIARLDTDFHPEDKIFAIPTVNLNVWNVVKRRHDGTYVIGDYRNEKLRWIDRVSCHSHPAIDASRRHPDVAAFLYFSSFACAEVRELENGYEVRWADVRYRHRKQYPFVAVLRMDRDYTPLYSYVGWKSESRIEKKLSADTI; encoded by the coding sequence TTGGACACTGGTACACACCTGGTTATTGGTTTGGGGCTCGCCGGGTTGGCGCATATCGACCCCGTTGTCGCCGCTGATCCGCATACGGCCGCAGCCGTAATGGCCGGTACCGTTCTCGGCTCCCAGGCACCCGATCTGGACGGGCTGCTCCGTTTCCGAGGGAATGCGGTTTATATACGCAACCACCGGGGTACCTCCCATTCCCTGCCCGCTTTGTTCCTATGGGGGATTCTGATTACCGCCCTGGTTTCGCTTATTTTCGGGGAGCTTCCGCTGCTTCACCTCGCCCTGTGGACGTTCGGAGCCGTCTGCTTCCACGTCTTCACCGATCTGTTCAACACATACGGTACCCAGGCGGCCAAGCCTTTTACGGAAAAGTGGATCTCCTGGAACATCATTCACATTTTCGATCCCTTTATATTCTTCTCCCATCTGGCGGCCATCTTCCTGTGGGCCGTTAAGTTCGGAAGGCCGGAAGTGATTTTCCCGGTGCTGTACGGTCTGATCGCTCTCTATTATATATGGAGATCCGTTCACCATTACCTGCTCGAGAAGCGGATCGCCCGATTGGATACGGACTTTCACCCCGAGGATAAAATTTTCGCCATTCCGACCGTCAACCTGAATGTCTGGAACGTCGTCAAGCGGCGCCATGACGGGACCTATGTTATCGGGGACTACCGCAACGAGAAGCTGCGCTGGATCGACCGCGTCTCCTGCCACTCTCATCCGGCCATCGACGCTTCCCGCCGCCATCCCGATGTGGCCGCCTTCCTCTACTTCTCCTCCTTCGCCTGCGCGGAGGTACGGGAGCTTGAGAACGGCTACGAGGTCCGGTGGGCCGACGTCCGCTACCGGCACCGCAAGCAGTATCCCTTTGTGGCCGTCCTGCGAATGGACCGCGACTACACCCCGCTCTACTCCTATGTAGGGTGGAAGAGCGAATCCCGCATCGAGAAAAAGCTGAGCGCCGACACGATCTGA
- a CDS encoding ABC transporter ATP-binding protein — protein sequence MKKKSIFRAYIAENRWAYLLGAGLVTVSCLMQLFIPNLLGRFTDGLEQRVLTYQEAIGYAAGMIGAGFGVAFFRSTGRIYLFRMSRRLEMQVRGSLFSHWERLSAPYFNNQRIGDLMSHAISDVNVIRETTMGGLFNILEAVVLITITVVAMVSSVNPWLTLLTMLPLPMLSILAYSFNKKIQRQSADVQQAVGDLTSRVQEFTAGIRVVKAFVQEKEERALFTKDNQRAVALNRRFVRSNSLFGSLSSAIVGLSFLVSVVFGGILVLNGTITLGEFVAFNTYLSLLMGPIENLGKVVNQLQRGKASEDRILAILNTEPDVVDDVSADPRITSLQGGIEVRNLTFSYPEAKEPTLKNISLHVPKGSSLAIVGRVGSGKSTLVHLLVRLYNPPKGTLFIDGNDIHEIPLQTLRSQIGIVPQDQFLFSSTIRDNISFDPRPYTEDEVVRASRIAQVYDNIIEFPNKFDTALGERGISLSGGQRQRVSIARALIKKPSILIFDDSLSAVDTITEDLILEGLHSVMEDRTTIIIGHRISSVQAADQIIVLDEGRIIERGTHNELLALNGLYADIHRKQLLEEEAEKLPPDGADGPEAEIAAGAARNPDYNRRGGAAGA from the coding sequence ATGAAAAAAAAGTCAATATTCCGCGCCTATATCGCGGAGAATCGTTGGGCTTATTTACTGGGAGCGGGGCTCGTTACCGTTTCCTGCCTGATGCAGCTGTTTATCCCTAACCTTCTCGGGAGATTCACGGACGGGCTGGAGCAGCGCGTGCTAACGTACCAAGAAGCAATCGGGTATGCCGCCGGTATGATCGGGGCGGGATTCGGGGTTGCTTTTTTTCGTTCCACGGGGAGAATTTATCTCTTCCGGATGTCGCGCAGGCTCGAGATGCAGGTGAGGGGAAGCCTCTTTTCCCATTGGGAGAGGCTGTCGGCGCCCTATTTCAACAACCAGCGGATCGGGGACCTGATGTCGCACGCCATATCAGATGTAAACGTCATCCGGGAGACCACCATGGGGGGCCTGTTCAACATTCTGGAGGCTGTGGTGCTCATTACGATTACCGTCGTGGCCATGGTCTCTTCGGTGAATCCGTGGCTTACGCTGCTCACAATGCTGCCTCTGCCGATGCTGAGCATTCTGGCCTATTCCTTCAATAAAAAGATCCAGAGGCAGTCGGCCGACGTGCAGCAGGCCGTGGGGGATCTGACGAGCCGGGTTCAGGAATTTACCGCCGGCATCCGGGTCGTGAAGGCTTTTGTTCAAGAGAAAGAGGAGAGGGCGTTGTTCACGAAGGATAATCAGCGCGCGGTTGCCCTTAACCGCCGGTTCGTCCGGTCCAACTCCTTGTTCGGTTCGCTCTCTTCGGCGATCGTGGGGCTGAGCTTCCTCGTGTCGGTCGTGTTCGGGGGGATTCTTGTGCTGAACGGAACGATTACGCTCGGAGAGTTCGTCGCCTTCAATACGTATCTTTCCCTTCTCATGGGGCCGATCGAGAACCTGGGTAAGGTCGTCAATCAGCTTCAGCGCGGGAAAGCGTCGGAGGACCGGATTCTCGCCATTCTGAATACGGAGCCGGACGTGGTCGACGATGTATCGGCCGATCCCCGGATTACGTCGCTGCAGGGGGGAATCGAGGTAAGAAATTTGACCTTCAGCTATCCGGAGGCCAAGGAACCGACGCTCAAGAACATCTCCCTGCACGTCCCGAAGGGCTCGAGTCTCGCCATCGTCGGCCGGGTCGGGAGCGGCAAAAGCACCCTCGTGCATCTGCTCGTGCGGCTGTACAATCCGCCTAAAGGCACCCTGTTCATCGACGGAAATGACATTCATGAGATTCCGCTGCAGACCCTCCGGAGCCAGATCGGGATCGTTCCGCAGGATCAGTTCCTCTTCTCCTCCACCATCCGGGATAACATCAGCTTCGATCCCCGCCCGTATACCGAGGACGAGGTGGTGCGGGCTTCCCGGATCGCTCAGGTGTACGATAATATCATTGAGTTTCCAAATAAATTCGATACGGCGCTCGGCGAAAGGGGGATCAGCCTCTCCGGCGGCCAGCGGCAGCGGGTGAGCATCGCGCGTGCCCTCATCAAGAAGCCGTCGATTCTGATCTTCGACGACAGCCTGTCCGCCGTGGATACGATCACCGAGGATCTCATCCTCGAAGGGCTTCATTCGGTCATGGAGGACCGGACCACGATCATTATCGGTCACCGGATTTCCTCCGTTCAGGCGGCCGATCAAATCATCGTCTTGGACGAGGGGCGGATTATCGAGCGGGGAACGCATAATGAGCTGCTGGCGCTGAACGGCCTTTACGCGGATATTCACCGCAAGCAGCTGCTCGAGGAGGAAGCGGAGAAGCTTCCGCCGGACGGCGCCGACGGGCCGGAGGCGGAGATTGCCGCCGGGGCGGCGCGGAATCCGGATTATAACCGGCGGGGAGGAGCAGCGGGGGCATGA
- a CDS encoding M3 family oligoendopeptidase, whose amino-acid sequence MKQPLNPTWELDSIFEGGSGSPAFASFLDEIAEETAAFSGRLDQAEELPEERRAEKIPALLGSLQTILKKLREAESFAGCLAAENQSDRRAVQLGGRIKGLSAAYQSALTRFDRLLTGLPEEAFRRLLEQPPASGVAFSLEERRALAKEKLPPEQESLVNDLAVDGYHGWGDLYDTTVSRMRIPYEDNGQTVELSAGQMYNKLHTPDREKRKQLFRQWEASWEEQADFCADALNHLAGFRLALYRNRGWDSVLKEPLAINRMSEKTLDAMWGAIARSKPVLVEYLQRKAKLLGTETLDWHDVEAPIGGSGREYSYDEGAALIVEQFRRFSPKMADFAELAFEKRWIEAEDRPGKRPGGFCTSFPVSGETRIFMTFGGTASNVSTLAHELGHAYHQYVMDDLPALAQEYAMNVAETASTFAEMIVSDAAIRQAGEEEKLGLLEDKIQRTVAFFLNIHARLLFETRFYEERRKGLVGTERLNELMVEAQKEAFSGALGEYHPHFWAAKLHFYATDVPFYNFPYTFGYLFSAGLYAQAVKEGEGFEDRYIALLRDTASMTVEELAKKHLGVDLEQPDFWDRAVGLCVEDIHQFLEMTK is encoded by the coding sequence ATGAAGCAGCCACTGAACCCGACCTGGGAGCTGGATTCGATCTTTGAAGGGGGGAGCGGGTCTCCCGCCTTTGCTTCCTTCCTGGACGAAATCGCGGAGGAAACCGCGGCATTCTCCGGCCGTCTTGACCAGGCCGAGGAGCTCCCCGAAGAACGGCGGGCCGAGAAGATCCCGGCACTGCTTGGCAGCCTCCAGACGATCCTGAAGAAGCTGAGGGAAGCGGAATCGTTCGCCGGCTGTCTGGCGGCCGAGAACCAGAGCGACCGGCGGGCCGTCCAGCTGGGCGGCCGGATCAAGGGACTGTCGGCGGCCTATCAGTCCGCCCTCACCCGGTTTGACCGTCTGCTGACCGGGCTTCCGGAGGAAGCTTTCCGCCGTCTGCTGGAGCAGCCGCCGGCATCCGGGGTAGCCTTCTCCCTGGAGGAACGCCGCGCACTCGCCAAGGAGAAGCTGCCGCCGGAGCAGGAGTCGCTCGTGAACGATCTGGCCGTTGACGGCTACCACGGCTGGGGCGATCTCTACGATACGACGGTCAGCCGGATGCGCATTCCTTATGAGGATAACGGCCAAACCGTGGAGCTGTCCGCCGGACAGATGTACAACAAGCTCCATACACCGGACCGGGAGAAGCGGAAGCAGCTGTTCCGGCAGTGGGAAGCGAGCTGGGAGGAGCAGGCGGATTTCTGTGCGGACGCCCTTAACCATCTCGCCGGCTTCCGGCTTGCCCTTTACCGGAACCGGGGCTGGGATTCCGTCTTGAAGGAACCTCTTGCCATCAACCGAATGTCGGAGAAGACGTTAGACGCCATGTGGGGCGCCATCGCCCGCAGCAAGCCGGTTCTCGTTGAGTATCTTCAGCGCAAGGCGAAGCTGCTCGGGACGGAGACGCTCGACTGGCACGATGTGGAGGCCCCGATCGGCGGCTCCGGCCGTGAGTACAGCTACGACGAGGGAGCCGCCCTCATCGTGGAGCAGTTCCGCCGATTCAGCCCGAAGATGGCGGACTTCGCCGAGCTCGCCTTCGAGAAGCGGTGGATCGAGGCGGAGGACCGACCGGGCAAAAGACCGGGAGGCTTCTGCACGTCCTTCCCGGTGAGCGGAGAGACGCGGATCTTCATGACGTTCGGAGGGACGGCCTCCAACGTCTCCACGCTCGCCCACGAGCTCGGCCATGCCTACCACCAGTACGTCATGGACGACCTGCCTGCGCTGGCGCAGGAGTACGCGATGAACGTCGCCGAAACGGCCTCGACTTTCGCCGAGATGATTGTAAGCGACGCCGCTATCCGGCAGGCGGGCGAAGAAGAGAAGCTCGGCCTGCTCGAGGACAAAATCCAGCGGACGGTCGCGTTCTTCCTAAACATTCATGCCCGGCTGCTGTTTGAAACCCGCTTCTATGAGGAGCGCCGCAAAGGGCTTGTCGGAACCGAACGCCTGAACGAGCTTATGGTGGAAGCGCAGAAGGAAGCGTTCAGCGGCGCTCTCGGCGAGTACCATCCGCATTTCTGGGCGGCGAAGCTCCATTTCTATGCAACCGATGTTCCCTTCTACAACTTCCCGTACACATTCGGCTACTTGTTCAGCGCCGGCTTGTACGCCCAGGCCGTCAAGGAGGGCGAAGGCTTCGAAGACCGCTACATTGCCCTGCTTCGCGACACGGCCAGCATGACCGTGGAGGAGCTGGCGAAGAAGCATCTCGGCGTCGACCTGGAGCAGCCCGATTTTTGGGATAGGGCCGTCGGACTCTGTGTCGAAGATATACACCAATTCCTGGAAATGACTAAATAG
- a CDS encoding O-methyltransferase, protein MILEQLPLSKQVEIVFREIKDELCHLSSGIVFIQVRNNVVGKFGVKHNPMESKSGVLEAAEKGLTELHFHEFRKMAVDSLRYKKNWTHGEIFYEFAVKKESLYASFQFESNYNMASLFMNKEAKRDIRETV, encoded by the coding sequence GTGATTCTGGAACAACTCCCCCTGTCCAAGCAGGTTGAGATTGTTTTCCGCGAAATCAAGGATGAGCTGTGCCATCTTTCTTCCGGAATCGTGTTTATTCAAGTCCGCAACAACGTCGTCGGGAAATTCGGAGTGAAGCACAACCCGATGGAGAGCAAGAGCGGGGTCCTGGAGGCGGCTGAGAAGGGGCTGACCGAGCTCCATTTTCATGAATTCCGCAAAATGGCGGTGGATTCGCTCCGCTACAAGAAGAACTGGACGCATGGGGAAATTTTTTATGAGTTCGCCGTCAAAAAAGAAAGTCTTTACGCGAGCTTCCAGTTTGAGTCCAATTACAACATGGCTAGCCTGTTCATGAACAAGGAAGCGAAGAGAGACATCCGGGAGACGGTGTAA
- the trpS gene encoding tryptophan--tRNA ligase — MKRVLSGIQPSGVLTLGNYIGAIQNFVKLQHDHQCFFMVVDLHAVTVPQEPEALREQSRTVAELYLAAGIDPNKASVYLQSTVPEHAELGWLLTTLTYMGELERMTQFKDKSAGKESVGAGLFTYPSLMAADILLYNTDLVPVGDDQKQHLELTRDLAQRFNSRFGNTFTVPEPYIQEVGARIMSLDDASKKMSKSNPNAGSFITLLDPPDVIRKKISRAVTDSGREVRFDPKEKPEVSNLLSIYSHCSGLSVKEIEAKYEGQGYGPFKKDLAEQVVGVLEPLQQRFREIRESDMIFDVLKKGAAEASEVAAPILRQVKERMGFVQP, encoded by the coding sequence ATGAAACGAGTGTTATCGGGTATCCAGCCGAGCGGGGTGCTGACCCTGGGGAATTACATCGGGGCGATTCAAAATTTCGTTAAGCTGCAGCACGACCATCAATGCTTCTTCATGGTGGTGGACCTTCATGCGGTAACGGTTCCTCAAGAACCGGAAGCTTTGCGGGAACAGAGCCGTACGGTGGCGGAGCTGTATTTGGCGGCGGGCATCGATCCCAACAAGGCGAGCGTGTACCTGCAGTCGACGGTTCCGGAGCACGCCGAGCTCGGGTGGTTGTTGACGACGCTCACCTACATGGGCGAGCTGGAGCGCATGACGCAGTTTAAAGACAAGTCTGCCGGCAAGGAGTCCGTGGGGGCCGGCTTGTTCACGTACCCGTCTCTGATGGCAGCGGATATTCTGCTCTACAACACGGATCTGGTCCCGGTAGGGGACGACCAGAAGCAGCATCTCGAGCTGACCCGCGACCTGGCCCAGCGCTTCAATTCCCGGTTCGGAAATACCTTTACCGTACCCGAGCCCTACATCCAGGAAGTGGGCGCCCGCATCATGTCGCTTGACGATGCGTCGAAGAAGATGAGCAAGAGCAACCCGAACGCGGGAAGCTTCATCACGCTGCTCGATCCTCCGGATGTGATCCGCAAGAAAATTTCCCGCGCCGTCACGGATTCCGGCCGGGAGGTGCGGTTCGACCCGAAGGAGAAGCCGGAGGTGAGCAACCTTCTTTCGATTTACAGCCACTGTTCGGGCTTAAGCGTGAAGGAAATCGAGGCGAAATACGAGGGACAGGGCTACGGTCCTTTCAAGAAGGATTTGGCCGAGCAGGTCGTGGGCGTCCTCGAGCCGCTGCAGCAGCGGTTCCGGGAAATCCGCGAATCGGACATGATCTTCGACGTCCTGAAGAAGGGCGCGGCCGAAGCCTCGGAGGTAGCGGCTCCTATACTGCGCCAGGTGAAAGAACGGATGGGCTTCGTTCAGCCATAG